One segment of Sus scrofa isolate TJ Tabasco breed Duroc unplaced genomic scaffold, Sscrofa11.1 Contig702, whole genome shotgun sequence DNA contains the following:
- the LOC100739311 gene encoding olfactory receptor 4A47-like produces the protein MISDLFFGYNTISFESCFTQLFTEHIFGGSEISLLLVMAYDCYVAICKPLHYLVIMSQRVCVVLLVLSCIGGFLHSIIQLSSIHGHPFCGPNVTDHFMCDMFPLLKLICTETYIIGIFLVADGGMICSFVFLLLLISYGDILHSLKKLSQEGR, from the coding sequence ATGATTTCAGATTTGTTCTTTGGGTACAATACCATATCCTTTGAATCTTGCTTTACCCAGCTTTTTACTGAGCACATTTTTGGTGGATCAGAGATATCCCTTCTGTTGGTGATGGCCTATGACTGCTATGTGGCCATTTGTAAGCCCTTGCATTATTTGGTTATCATGAGTCAAAGGGTGTGTGTTGTTCTACTGGTACTTTCCTGTATTGGAGGTTTTCTGCACTCAATTATTCAACTGAGCTCTATACATGGGCACcccttctgtggccccaatgtcaCTGATCACTTTATGTGTGACATGTTCCCCTTGTTGAAACTCATCTGCACTGAAACCTATATCATTGGCATTTTCTTGGTGGCTGATGGAGGAATGATCTGCAgttttgtgtttcttctcttACTCATCTCCTATGGAGACATCTTGCACTCTCTAAAGAAACTGAGTCAGGAAGGGAGATGA